One window of the Anopheles cruzii chromosome 2, idAnoCruzAS_RS32_06, whole genome shotgun sequence genome contains the following:
- the LOC128278440 gene encoding Fanconi anemia group D2 protein homolog has protein sequence MNEVYSQNKRRRVGLGSDPDQENNEDDLFGTQFSVPASQAPSQRRYLSQRSNLQRSQVVRTGRRPPANYYESVLAMAGLSLGEPGGAVVLKHEPIVFMHKLKSVLRTNADYPANIDRFIAGIQAITEEKNKQAITAGNWTNFSKLLECCYVQPSATDPAKRVQESLMKMFLLVDFLQLKLIELLFAYLGKELDRTRTPADEATEVIVRMVLSQLKFIDHVSNGDMVFARVFELLAKANETFEEIILHMEDVIDVSKHDEALERLAKLRPKPEELITPITVDVFTKMCLSVETLQMLRGKVVQYAADGCLLRFYPSLVQMMLKFNRTAEPMENIHGIVREVRKLLDTDTWTTGGGSTAADYAEQMLRCVYQQMSASAVFFDAWVAIVRQLPTAEDHLPVDLLLLTMATTINEVKAPRIRKLTIKKIAQQFFTDAHTDQLVSGYFRRVLQSHLDSFLQLIECCTREKAEQVCGFGVAALSALFTLDQSIVTTDNRVLLNKIVGFICEMASANMMSRNDFLIGRCIVALRKLHESHPKEIERSAELLLKILDVAPELTLRQYRPLIGVIYAAAIPRKPTVAVCGGGGGDTDSSAIRDSLEIIVKKQLLCGDKDTKQKGIVGLVHMVYALSQTAEAEAGVAVLSSNFDSERTFDTIGEIPSEIGQTLANLLSTLFLSTNQSPDLLAICYDELATMIGQSRPRSVPDWEKTFIMWLCDTVTMDFQSHFLVEAAPELRSAPITLARQLCINSAAVGNYQIAVNVGGVVLTQQSRTSVITFLAPIFRLMRTLHAVRYEGSLETINALLGCAMIVPDFYGNTAEEERRFSVDEYDETFCTQLLDVYFYVANWFRECINAFVNQPDDMMRRKVLERLHELVKLEHHLGRMLDRISAESKYLPPLATTERVEGSSAMGPKKLAKVTEPAVRAGRGKKASSRAQLDRTINLDGTLGSTEAAQEAAVGQFNEHSLLVRYPSAFRCIDPLVVRLFGVPLRPVRVLDDPEQRATCLALAEYRFVLENVTLALEQPEPETFQRGTIERWSDIVDRTALLADELRTATERLQPVPAAELLPLKACYLWSVRLTTALLSWKRFREQRGRADLERVLRVLVEKLTPAEGQPIATTEGCPLPELATKLLQEVITRESCFGDMSIAAQMYQLGRTIGEDGCCAVERNVASKAIARFARTILTAPDLNTVDGGGGGKSKAAHFVTLLDGMIGGSIGMRSLKQLIVAMGQDLGAIEERRDKSNTSDGRGAVRTFPAFGRPQYSLLFKGLCRAFVRVLQEEIRTRGAARGAGGPGRRLELWEMACETAGELTGIVKRPKQSAHFGVYLRFAQIFIKLFLKSGLPVLESILRSSPQRASELLTKLQITTRYLHSVCCQAKVSGKGSTASVDAAAVAQIPNVRECVEQLVYHVKALLVANRCSAAFWMGNLKNKDTLGDLIVSQSTLDGSDDDDGDDDGDQQQQQQDHDQESDIADEMSDHEVNAEATATRRNVSRQLDRQSLSRSSSASLAKSSQSKCF, from the exons aaaCTACTACGAAAGCGTGCTGGCCATGGCCGGACTGAGCCTGGGGGAACCGGGTGGCGCGGTAGTCCTCAAGCACGAACCGATCGTGTTCATGCACAAACTAAAAAGCGTCCTCCGTACGAATGCCGATTACCCGGCCAACATCGATCGCTTCATAGCCGGCATCCAGGCTAtcaccgaagaaaaaaacaaacaggcTATCACCGCGGGCAACTGGACCAACTTTTCGAAGCTGCTCGAGTGCTGCTATGTTCAGCCGTCTGCCACGGACCCCGCAAAACGGGTGCAGGAGagtttgatgaaaatgtttctcCTGGTTGACTTTCTGCAGCTGAAGCTGATCGAACTGCTGTTCGCGTACCTCGGCAAAGAGCTCGACAGGACGAGGACGCCAGCGGACGAGGCCACCGAAGTGATCGTGAGGATGGTGCTGTCGCAGCTCAAGTTTATCGATCACGTCTCCAACGGGGACATGGTGTTCGCGCGGGTGTTCGAGCTGCTGGCCAAAGCCAACGAGACGTTCGAGGAGATCATCTTACACATGGAGGACGTGATCGACGTTTCGAAGCACGACGAAGCGCTCGAACGGCTGGCGAAGCTACGGCCGAAACCGGAAGAGCTCATCACTCCGATCACGGTCGACGTGTTCACCAAGATGTGCCTGAGCGTGGAGACGCTGCAGATGCTGCGCGGCAAGGTGGTCCAGTATGCTGCCGACGGTTGTCTCCTCCGCTTCTATCCGTCGTTGGTGCAGATGATGCTAAAATTCAATCGCACCGCAGAACCGATGGAAAACATTCACGGAATCGTGCGCGAGGTTCGCAAACTGCTCGACACCGACACGTGGACGACTGGCGGAGGGTCGACGGCCGCCGACTATGCGGAGCAGATGCTCCGTTGTGTCTACCAGCAAATGTCCGCCTCGGCCGTCTTCTTCGACGCATGGGTGGCGATCGTTCGTCAGCTACCGACGGCCGAGGATCACCTGCCGGTCGATCTACTGCTCCTtacgatggccaccaccatcaacgaGGTGAAAGCGCCGCGAATTCGCAAGCTAACGATCAAGAAAATCGCGCAACAGTTCTTTACCGACGCGCACACCGATCAGTTGGTCAGCGGGTACTTCCGGCGGGTGTTGCAGTCGCATCTGGACAGTTTTCTGCAGCTGATCGAGTGTTGCACGCGCGAGAAAGCCGAACAGGTGTGTGGTTTCGGAGTGGCCGCCCTGAGCGCTCTGTTCACgctcgatcaatcgatcgtcaCCACCGACAATCGGGTGCTGCTGAATAAGATCGTCGGTTTCATCTGTGAGATGGCGTCGGCGAACATGATGAGCCGAAACGACTTCCTCATTGGCCGCTGCATTGTGGCGTTAC GGAAGCTTCACGAGTCGCACCCGAAGGAGATCGAGCGGAGTGCGGAGCTGCTGCTAAAAATTCTTGACGTCGCCCCGGAACTAACGCTGCGCCAGTACCGTCCACTGATCGGGGTGATCTACGCGGCGGCCATTCCACGGAAGCCAACGGTAGCcgtttgcggcggcggcggtggtgacaCGGACTCGAGTGCAATACGCGATAGTCTGGAGATCATCGTCAAAAAGCAACTGCTGTGCGGTGACAAGGACACGAAGCAGAAGGGCATCGTTGGTCTCGTGCATATGGTGTACGCCCTTTCGCAGaccgccgaagccgaagccggtgTGGCCGTGCTGAGCTCGAACTTCGATTCCGAGCGTACGTTTGACACGATCGGTGAGATCCCGAGCGAGATCGGGCAAACGCTAGCAAACCTGCTCAGCACGCTGTTTCTGTCCACCAACCAGTCGCCGGATTTGTTGGCCATCTGCTACGACGAGCTGGCCACGATGATCGGGCAGTCACGTCCGCGATCGGTGCCGGACTGGGAGAAAACGTTCATCATGTGGCTGTGCGACACGGTGACGATGGACTTCCAGAGCCACTTCCTGGTGGAGGCTGCTCCCGAGCTGCGGTCAGCACCGATCACGCTCGCACGACAGCTGTGCATCAACAGCGCCGCGGTGGGAAATTATCAGATCGCTGTGAATGTGGGCGGCGTGGTGCTGACACAACAGAGCCGCACCTCCGTGATCACCTTCCTGGCGCCGATCTTTCGCCTGATGCGAACGCTGCATGCCGTGCGCTACGAGGGCTCGCTTGAGACGATCAACGCCCTGCTCGGCTGTGCGATGATCGTGCCCGACTTCTACGGCAACACCGCCGAAGAGGAGCGCCGCTTTTCGGTCGACGAATACGACGAGACGTTCTGCACGCAGCTGCTGGACGTGTACTTCTACGTGGCCAACTGGTTCCGCGAGTGCATCAACGCGTTCGTCAACCAGCCAGACGACATGATGCGCCGTAAG GTGCTGGAACGATTGCACGAGCTCGTGAAACTGGAGCACCATCTGGGCCGGATGTTGGACCGAATTTCGGCCGAGAGCAAGTATCTGCCACCGCTGGCAACAACCGAGCGGGTGGAGGGCAGCAGTGCGATGGGGCCGAAAAAGCTGGCCAAAGTGACGGAACCTGCTGTCAGGGCCGGTCGCGGTAAGAAAGCGTCGTCCCGGGCTCAGCTGGACAGAACCATCAACTTGGATGGCACACTGGGCTCCACCGAAGCGGCGCAAGAAGCAGCCGTGGGACAGTTTAACGAGCACAGTCTTCTGGTGCGCTATCCGTCCGCTTTCCGTTGCATCGATCCGCTGGTGGTACGGTTGTTTGGCGTTCCATTACGGCCGGTCCGTGTGCTGGACGATCCGGAGCAGCGGGCCACCTGCCTCGCGTTGGCCGAGTATCGTTTCGTGCTGGAGAACGTCACGCTGGCACTCGagcaaccggagccggaaaccTTCCAACGCGGCACGATCGAACGGTGGTCGGACATTGTCGATCGTACCGCTCTGCTGGCGGACGAGCTGCGGACGGCCACGGAACGCCTTCAGCCCGTTCCGGCAGCGGAACTGCTGCCGCTGAAGGCGTGTTATCTGTGGAGTGTGCGACTCACGACGGCCCTCCTCTCGTGGAAGCGATTCCGCGAGCAGCGTGGCCGTGCGGACCTCGAGCGGGTGCTGCGTGTGCTGGTCGAGAAGCTCACCCCAGCCGAAGGACAGCCGATCGCCACTACCGAAGGTTGCCCCCTGCCGGAGCTTGCCACGAAGCTGCTGCAAGAAGTGATCACACGCGAATCGTGTTTCGGCGATATGTCGATCGCGGCTCAGATGTATCAGCTCGGCCGGACCATCGGCGAGGACGGATGTTGCGCCGTGGAGCGGAACGTGGCGTCTAAGGCCATTGCGCGCTTCGCGCGCACCATTCTCACCGCACCGGACCTGAACACGGtggatggcggcggtggcggcaaatCGAAAGCGGCACATTTCGTGACACTCCTGGACGGGATGATCGGTGGTAGCATCGGGATGCGATCACTTAAGCAGCTAATCGTCGCAATGGGCCAAGATTTGGGCGCGATCGAAGAGCGCAGGGACAAATCCAACACTTCCGATGGCCGTGGCGCCGTGCGTACGTTTCCGGCGTTCGGGCGGCCACAGTATTCGCTCCTGTTCAAGGGTCTCTGCCGGGCTTTCGTTCGCGTGCTCCAGGAGGAGATACGCACCCGAGGAGCAGCacgcggtgccggtggccccggtcgCCGGCTGGAACTGTGGGAGATGGCCTGCGAGACCGCCGGCGAACTGACCGGCATCGTGAAGCGCCCCAAGCAATCGGCCCACTTTGGAGTGTACCTTCGGTTTGCGCAAATCTTTATCAAGCTCTTTCTCAAGAGTGGCCTCCCGGTGCTGGAGTCAATCCTgcgcagttccccccaacgGGCTTCGGAACTGTTGACGAAGTTGCAGATCACCACCCGGTACCTGCACAGCGTGTGCTGTCAGGCCAAGGTCAGTGGCAAAGGGAGCACGGCCAGTGTGGACGCGGCGGCCGTGGCGCAGATACCGAACGTGCGCGAGTGTGTCGAGCAGCTCGTGTATCACGTGAAGGCGCTCCTCGTGGCGAACCGTTGCTCGGCCGCCTTTTGGATGGGCAATCTGAAGAACAAGGACACACTGGGCGACCTGATCGTGTCGCAATCTACGCTCGACGGaagtgacgatgacgatggtgacgatgatggggaccagcagcagcagcagcaggaccacgACCAGGAGTCCGATATCGCGGATGAAATGAGTGACCACGAAGTAAACGCGGAAGCCACCGCGACACGCCGTAACGTTAGCCGTCAGCTGGACCGCCAGAGCCTCTCGCGATCGAGTTCGGCCAGTCTAGCGAAATCATCACAGAGCAAATGCTTCTAG
- the LOC128278441 gene encoding low-density lipoprotein receptor-related protein 6 has product MSVRAHFVASLLLLATLLLLLADGGLFFWNAYRPAAATAVATVGVVPEPVASSASTVPTPRTGAHSSILLLFTTYFDLRLLEVSVEQGGNLSYTMDVLLKDLNEASAMDFYYERGLVCWTENTHEAIKCGRTNGTGTVTNKTTVITHGLDKPEGLAIDWYTDKLYWTDGGSNRIEVAQLVTSSSSSVGSTGRQMQQQQLQKVLIWSDLDQPRAIALVPERRYMIWTDWGESPKIERASMDGDPQSRTVLVNDRIFWPNGLAVDLERELIYWVDGNQRFLDVMDLDGSNRRTLVRNLDYPYSLTFTASFLFWTDWKNGTLHYYDLESERHRELLSNTQVPITVHAWDARLQPVAPTAAGNPCRRNNGNCSHLCLLSTSSTGGASSGYSCACPTGIKLLTATQCADGPQDMLFVVQRSQINRISLDSPDYTVVTLPVGKVRYAIAIDYDPVESFIYWSDKEESAIKRAPADGSAPAEEIVTAEIQDPDGLAVDWLARNLYWTDTGTDRIQVCRLDGSFRRVLIYDNLVEPRAIALAPTLGWMFWSDWGEKDPKIERASLDGTERVLIVSQNLFWPNGIALDVATRKIYWCDAKADKIEVANMDGSGRNTILSDNLPHVFGLSLLGDHLYWTDWQRRSIDRAHKLTGTDRATIGENIAELMGLKVARLHEQRGTNPCAVNNGGCSQLCLNRPRDYVCRCQLDYELGRDNRTCFVPPAFLLFSNHGSIGRISIDSHNHTDYAPFRSVIDAHYLDVDVADRRLYWVSQKQKYISRAYINGSDVQRIVETGLMQPEGIAIDWLAHNVYWTDADARRIEVARLDGGSRRILIWKGIEEPKNLILEPRKGLMYWTEWPSDSIRRAAMDGSELMTIISATYHAIGLTLDPDTRRLYWARQSSPTGIESADWDGKRRTRLVMAEAGDSNGFVPAAITIYQDWVYWADWNTGEIGRADKSTGDNRTVVHSNLRYTYSLLAFHPGRQSGSNQCRTNNGGCTHLCLALGQRKMTCACPTHYTLNANRVSCSPPRNYIIFSQRNSFGRFVPNTVDSPDIPLPVTGKNIRAVEYDVLTRHIYWIDGRGPVIRRAFDNGTNAKVSINPTSSPFDMAIDPIGRLLFWSCSHTNTINITTLDGNIVSIGNVDIGRTEKPRSLALHPMKRLLFWTDVGTAQSITRAKLDGSQRVELITKLEGIQALALDPQLNRLFYAHGKRIDTMDINGQDVRTLVAEHISMVSSIAALDGFIYWLDERPVMERISVVGDNRRVEIHKNPHMTDIVAVWTPEERTLRNHTCNTARAECSHICIEAPDDLPSEHVCACPQGLMLLKDRRSCGEQPICGPDHFTCAAPNELSDRDGNKECIPSSWRCDGQKDCPDRSDEMNCPTCRGDQFKCQSGECIEKHLVCDGTTQCLDGYDEAVCCKHPEDFQCPTSKVCISFHNVCDGDEHCARGEDEAPEICSEYSNRRMAPSSSKITLLIVVVVAVAVVFVVVYLLQTCRTRFGAGGAGGMEPKECDQAAAPLSPGGALNKNIRVSKLASVAEAVRMSTLNSRASNAVSSSYDRNHITGASSSTTNGSSLIGYPLNPPPSPATTAGSAGRYCSNYHPYKHYRIINQPPPPTPCSTDACDESDSNYTSKSNRSQRGGGHGSGTGGGTSSSLGSGSGRHAHTAGASGGGVGGGSGGAGGATGKYKDRCYDPEPYPPPPTPHYHSDIGGMLPESCPPSPSSRSSTYFSPLPPPPSPVPSPSRGFS; this is encoded by the exons TGGCTCGAACCGGATCGAGGTGGCCCAGCttgtcaccagcagcagcagcagcgtcggcagcaccggccgtcagatgcaacagcagcagctgcagaaGGTGCTGATCTGGAGCGATCTCGATCAGCCGCGAGCGATCGCGCTGGTGCCGGAGCGACGCTACATGATCTGGACGGATTGGGGCGAAAGCCCAAAGATCGAGCGCGCCAGCATGGACGGCGATCCGCAGAGCCGTACGGTGCTAGTGAACGACCGCATCTTCTGGCCGAACGGACTGGCGGTTGATTTGGAGCGCGAGCTCATCTACTGGGTGGACGGCAACCAGCGGTTTCTGGACGTGATGGACCTCGATGGGAGCAACCGGCGGACGCTGGTGCGCAACCTTGACTACCCGTACAGTCTGACGTTTACCGCGAGCTTCCTGTTTTGGACGGATTGGAAGAACGGGACGCTCCACTACTACGACCTCGAATCCGAGCGACACCGGGAGCTGCTCAGCAACACCCAGGTACCGATCACGGTGCACGCCTGGGATGCTCGGCTGCAACCGGTGGCACCGACCGCGGCCGGTAACCCCTGCCGGCGCAACAATGGTAACTGTTCGCACCTGTGCCTACTGTCCACGAGCAGCACCGGTGGCGCCAGCAGCGGTTACAGTTGCGCCTGCCCGACCGGCATCAAGCTCCTGACGGCGACCCAGTGTGCGGATGGGCCCCAGGATATGCTGTTTGTGGTGCAGCGTTCGCAGATCAACCGCATCTCGCTCGATTCGCCGGATTACACCGTCGTGACGCTACCGGTCGGCAAGGTACGgtacgccatcgccatcgattaCGATCCGGTCGAGAGCTTCATCTACTGGTCGGACAAGGAGGAGAGCGCCATCAAGCGGGCGCCGGCCGATGGAAGCGCACCGGCCGAGGAGATCGTCACGGCCGAGATACAGGACCCGGACGGGCTGGCGGTCGATTGGTTGGCCCGCAATCTCTACTGGACCGACACGGGCACCGATCGGATACAGGTGTGCCGGCTCGATGGTTCCTTCCGGCGCGTGCTCATCTACGACAACCTGGTCGAGCCGCGCGCCATCGCACTGGCCCCGACGCTCGGGTGGATGTTTTGGAGCGATTGGGGTGAAAAGGATCCCAAAATCGAGCGTGCCTCGCTCGATGGCACCGAGCGGGTACTGATCGTGTCCCAGAACCTCTTCTGGCCCAACGGGATCGCGCTCGACGTAGCAACACGCAAGATCTACTGGTGTGACGCGAAAGCGGACAAGATCGAGGTGGCCAACATGGACGGTTCGGGCCGCAACACGATCCTGTCCGACAATCTGCCGCACGTATTCGGGCTCAGTCTGCTCGGGGACCACCTGTACTGGACCGATTGGCAgcgtcggtcgatcgatcgggcccACAAGCTGACCGGCACGGATCGGGCCACAATCGGGGAGAACATTGCCGAGCTGATGGGCCTAAAAGTGGCCCGGTTGCACGAGCAGCGCGGCACGAACCCGTGCGCCGTGAATAACGGGGGTTGCTCGCAGCTGTGCCTGAACCGTCCGCGGGACTACGTGTGCCGCTGCCAGCTCGACTACGAGCTGGGGCGTGACAATCGGACGTGCTTTGTGCCGCCGGCGTTTCTGCTGTTCTCGAACCACGGCAGCATCGGGCGGATATCGATCGACAGCCACAACCACACGGACTACGCACCGTTCCGGAGCGTCATCGATGCGCACTACCTCGACGTGGACGTGGCCGATCGACGGCTGTACTGGGTGAGCCAGAAGCAGAAGTACATTTCGCGGGCCTACATCAATGGGTCGGACGTGCAGCGGATCGTCGAAACGGGCCTGATGCAACCGGAGGGTATCGCGATCGACTGGCTGGCGCACAACGTGTACTGGACCGATGCCGACGCACGGCGGATCGAGGTGGCCCGACTCGACGGCGGAAGCCGGCGAATACTGATCTGGAAGGGGATCGAGGAACCGAAAAACCTCATCCTGGAGCCACGCAAAGGGCTCATGTACTGGACGGAGTGGCcctccgattcgattcgtcGCGCCGCAATGGATGGCAGCGAGCTGATGACGATCATCTCGGCCACCTACCATGCGATCGGCCTCACGCTCGATCCGGACACGCGCCGCCTATACTGGGCCCGCCAAAGCTCGCCGACCGGGATCGAGAGTGCCGATTGGGACGGTAAGCGGCGCACGCGGCTCGTGATGGCCGAGGCCGGCGATAGTAACGGGTTCGTGCCGGCGGCCATCACCATCTACCAGGACTGGGTGTACTGGGCCGACTGGAACACGGGCGAGATCGGGCGGGCGGACAAAAGCACCGGCGACAACCGGACGGTGGTGCACTCGAACCTGCGCTACACGTACTCGCTGCTGGCGTTCCACCCGGGCCGCCAGTCCGGTTCGAACCAGTGCCGGACGAACAACGGGGGCTGCACGCACCTCTGTCTGGCGCTCGGTCAGCGCAAGATGACCTGTGCCTGCCCGACGCACTACACACTGAACGCGAACCGCGTCTCGTGCAGTCCGCCCCGGAACTACATCATCTTCAGTCAGCGCAACTCGTTCGGGCGCTTCGTACCGAACACGGTCGATTCGCCCGACAttccgctgccggtgacgGGCAAAAACATCCGCGCCGTCGAATACGACGTCCTGACGCGACACATCTACTGG ATCGACGGTCGCGGTCCGGTCATAAGACGTGCGTTCGACAATGGCACCAACGCGAAGGTTTCGATCAATCCGACCTCGTCCCCGTTCGATATggcgatcgatccgatcgggcGGCTACTGTTTTGGAGCTGttcacacaccaacaccatcaaCATAACCAC CTTGGATGGCAACATCGTCAGCATCGGCAACGTGGACATTGGCCGTACGGAGAAACCTCGCAGTCTCGCGCTGCATCCGATGAAACGGCTGCTCTTCTGGACCGACGTCGGCACGGCGCAGTCCATTACGCGCGCCAAGCTGGACGGTTCGCAGCGGGTCGAGCTGATCACGAAGCTGGAGGGCATACAGGCGCTGGCCCTCGATCCACAGTTGAATCGGCTGTTCTACGCGCACGGCAAGCGCATCGACACAATGGACATCAACGGGCAGGACGT GAGGACACTGGTAGCGGAACACATCAGCATGGTGTCGTCGATTGCGGCCCTCGACGGGTTCATCTACTGGCTGGACGAGCGGCCCGTGATGGAGCGCATCTCCGTGGTCGGGGACAATCGGCGCGTGGAGATACACAAAAACCCGCACATGACGGACATTGTGGCCGTTTGGACGCCGGAAGAGCGGACGCTGCGCAATCACACGTGCAACACGGCGCGGGCCGAGTGTAGCCACATCTGTATCGAAGCGCCGGACGATCTGCCGTCGGAGCACGTGTGCGCCTGCCCGCAGGGCCTGATGCTGCTGAAGGACCGGCGGAGCTGCGGCGAGCAACCGATCTGCGGTCCGGATCACTTTACGTGTGCCGCCCCGAACGAGCTGTCCGATCGGGATGGCAACAAGGAGTGCattccgtcgtcgtggcggtGCGACGGCCAGAAGGACTGCCCCGATCGGTCGGACGAGATGAACTGTCCGACGTGCCGGGGCGACCAGTTCAAGTGTCAGTCGGGCGAGTGCATCGAGAAGCACTTGGTGTGCGACGGCACGACCCAGTGCCTGGATGGGTACGACGAGGCCGTGTGCTGCAAACACCCGGAGGACTTCCAGTGTCCGACGAGCAAGGTGTGCATCTCGTTCCACAACGTGTGCGACGGGGACGAGCACTGTGCGCGGGGCGAGGACGAAGCGCCGGAGATCTGCAGCGAGTACAGCAACCGCCGGATGGCGCCGAGCTCGAGCAAAATCACGCTCCtgatcgtggtggtggtcgccgtggccgtcgtgtTTGTGGTCGTGTACCTGCTGCAAACCTGCCGGACCCGGTTCGGGGCCGGTGGAGCCGGCGGCATGGAACCGAAGGAGTGCGACCAAGCGGCCGCCCCCCTGTCACCCGGTGGTGCGCTCAACAAAAACATCCGCGTCTCGAAGCTTGCCTCGGTGGCCGAAGCGGTCCGTATGTCGACGCTGAACAGCCGGGCGAGCAatgccgtcagcagcagctacGACCGGAACCACATCACGGGTGCCAGCAGCTCGACGACGAACGGGAGCAGTTTGATCGGCTACCCGCTTAacccgccaccgtcaccggccacGACGGCCGGGTCGGCGGGCCGGTACTGCAGCAACTACCACCCTTACAAGCACTACCGGATCATCAaccagccgccaccgccgacgccgtgcTCGACGGATGCGTGCGACGAGAGCGATTCGAACTACACGAGCAAAAGCAACCGCAGCCaacggggcggcggccacggatcggggaccggcggcggcactagCAGCTCGCTCGGGAGTGGCAGTGGccgccacgcacacaccgccggtgccagtggtggtggtgttggtggcggatcgggtggtgccggcggggccaccgggaagTACAAAGACCGGTGCTACGATCCGGAACCGtatccaccgccaccgacgccgcaCTATCACAGCGACATCGGTGGAATGCTGCCCGAGAGCTGCCCACCATCGCCCAGTTCCCGCAGTTCGACGTACTTTTCCCCGCTGCCCCCGCCACCCTCGCCGGTCCCGTCACCGTCGCGCGGGTTCTCGTAG